The following DNA comes from Kluyveromyces lactis strain NRRL Y-1140 chromosome E complete sequence.
cttcctcttcatcctcatcatcatcttcgtcctcttcctcatcttcatcccCAACAGCACAGACTACAACAACGTTAGAACCATCTATTTCTGTTCTTTATTCGGTGGAAACGATCACAGCAGAACCATCGACAGATAGCAATAGTAACGGTAGCAATAGTAGGACCAACGAGATTGTCACCACAAGGGTGATAACAACAGTATACTCGTCACCGTCTCAAACTATTGCTGCGTCCACATCAACTGAAAGCAACTCTAATCGGGGAAATTCAAGCTTTTGGGACTCATCGGGCAAAGTAGGGGGAACCTTCGCTGTAGTAGGGGTAGTGGTAGCTGCAATACTCGCTATTCTGCTCATATTATTCCTCAAGTacagaaagaacaaagaacaacaagactttgaaaagaCATACGATGAGGTGAAAAGATCAGCTACTGGAGCATACTCTACTTCGTCTTCTTCCCAAATACATAGCAGTGGcggtggtggtggtgcaGCACCCTTTGTTTACACAGATGAAAAGGGTATTGTGAACACGACGACAACCAGTCCTAAATCGCCGACATCAAACACCCAGCAACCCGTTAATACCCCCGAGTCTGAAGTATCAGAACCTGTTGTCCTTGACCAAAGGCTGGATCCACAACATTTAATGTCGCAATGGGAAACGAACGGAAGTAGAGTATCACTCGCTGACGATGTTGACTATTCGAGAAAAGTATTAAGAGTAATCAACGAATGATTGTGCGCCTACAACCATCGCATTAAGACACACAGAAATACAACtaaaaactaaaaaaatGTAAAAGCTATTACACTAATAATACCTACAATTGAAAACGTAATACTACCTCTCTCATCACATCTATTAAATACACTTAAATGTCATCTTCCATATTTATGCATATTCCGTAATTGTTGACTGCTCGCTTTTTCAGTTTCCCTTAATATATAGTTTTAATAATCGTTACACTCACACTATGAAAATTAGGTGCaaatacatacatataATGAAATATGTATGTGAAATACAAGAGACTTCTACCACATGTTTTAACGTTTACTCCGAGTACTATCTTGAGTACCTGAATGCTACGAAATTATTTTCAGATCTGATCTACTCATAAAAAATCGTCCTTTCGACTCACCCGTCCTCTCTGTTTCTCATTCCTTCACCTTTGCAGATCCATGTTATTACCCGGACTGTTTTAGGGTGCACATAGAAATACATTCCACGTTTTTAGTCATTGTTGCAGTAACTACTGAAATTTTCCACGCACCACTTTCGGCCGGAAAGAAGCCATACCACTTTTACGTTCAACAAAGTCCAGTTGTCTCTTTAGTTCCCTCTCTCGCTGCAGAACCTACTTCAAAGGTCACTCAACTACATCACTCAATACAAAACGATACAATTTGTAACTTCGTTACCTTTTACTTCTATGTGCTTAATACATAACTACAATATTACTTATCTGTATTGCGCATGTTGTCAGGAACTTCACTTACACCAAATCTCAGCGAAGATAAAGAACATTCTTTTGACACTTCGAAGATATATGGGGGAGATAATCGTTTAACATTATTATAAGTTTTTTCTATAGATTTtatgaatgaaaatataaaaaagCAAAAATTGTATACAAGGCTAAAATGGTCCTCACCCAATAATTGTTCTGCAGCCCAACAGCGAATGAAAGTAGGTTTAATAAGCACTGTCCGCTGTTCTAAAGCTTCTTAGGTGTGGAAGTGCTGATATACTGAACTATATTCATCCTGTACAcaagtttttgattctttcttctcttgatTCAAATCACTTCAATCCGCAAATTGCTAAGAAATAAACAGTCAAGCCATTGACGAAGTCcatatattcaattcattttctCCTATAAAATGTCACCTATCGCACACTTATTGAATGCCAGTACCGGCACTGATTCAGGTAGTCATTTGCGCGATATCCATGGTCATCACGATAGTCACGATCACGGTTCGGAGGAGCAGGCTGTCAGTCCTTTGTCTCCTCGCTCGTATCCATCTCCTCGCAGCAACAGCAGTAGTAGCTGCGAAGAGAGTCAATCCTCAGCTGGGGTTCTAGCTAACATTCATACCGGACCGGCTTCCCCTCATGGAAAGGCATGTGTTGCGTCTTCACCCCTTTCCACCACTGGTATGAGATCTGCCTCTACGCCTTCTAGCTCTGACGAAGATACTGTTCATTTGCACCGCTGCCAATGGAAAGGCTGTAGTTTGGAGTTCACTTCTCCCGAACTactttatcatcatctttgCCAAGATCATGTTGGCCGTAAATCACAGAAGAATTTGCAACTGAACTGTCAATGGGGCGATTGTCAGACTAAAACAGTTAAAAGAGACCATATCACGTCTCATTTGAGAGTTCATGTGCAATTAAAACCTTTCGCTTGCTCCACTTGTAataaaaaattcaaaagacCTCAAGATTTAAAGAAACATTTGAAGGTACATAACGAAGAACTTTCActactgaaaaaaaaacgtGGTCCGAAGCCATCCAATAAGCTGggaaagatttcaaatgaCAGATCCCGTGCTCATCAGAGATTCACTTTACCATCtatttctttggataaattTATTCACGAGGAGGTGAAGACTCAACAACCCGTGTACTCTCAACAATTGGCAGAAAAGATGGCCATCGTCCTGCTGTTACCTGTTAATAACAACAACGCAACTTCCCCTCCTTCTGCGTCTTCTGCTTCGTCCACTGCAGTTTCCCCGAACTTGGTATCGCACCATATGGTTCTTCCTTACCAAACCCAGCAACGTCCTCTCGTGGGTCACGGTGCTGAATTGAGATCCGCTGTTggattcttcaataatttaTCCATGGATATGTCTAGAAACTATGCTAACAATAACCTACCGACCGCTAACTTGGGTCCTAACCCGGTACCTGCACCACAATCATACCCACTAATCCCTAAGTTGCCCAGTATTTCAGCCAGGCCAAATGTTGGAGCTCCACCTCCGGTATTGTCCGTATTCAACAGGTTTGATACACATCAAACATCtccttcttcatcatcatcagcaTTCTATCCTCAACACTACTCGAATAATTACAGCCTACACCAAAGAACTGCGCTGTTGGATGCTGAGGCTAACGAAGATATCCCCGAAAAGGACAACGTATCTTTGGAGGAGTCATTCACTTCGTTAAATCTATCCTCAGAAGAGCAAGACTTGGAATTATTCTACGAAACCTATTCAACTGTCAAGTTAGTTAAAGATTATTTGTTATGCGAACTTATGGAGGAGTTAgatgaattcaaagaggaagaggaagagcAAGGCTTTACGtcatttgatgaatttagTGACTCCAAAGAATGTGTCattgaaggaagaattCCGTCGAACAAGATATCTCTATCAAAATATCCTCAGGTTGTGATATAGCCTCGTTATAGTAGAATATTACTCCGAATTTTTTCTGCAATGTTATGACACATATACTTGATGACATGGTTTTGGGGCGGcaatctcttttttttgtttataatttttttttgtggATACAATTATAAGGTTAAAGCTGACAGTTTATATGTAATgttttttattattttctaaGGAGTATGTACAACTATAATTCATGCATAGTTCCCGGTAGGTTTGATTTTGAGTTTTCTCTCAAGATGACGACAGCTTTTGGTTTCCCTTGCTATTAGATGCACTGATTATGAGCTCAGTAAAATGTCAAcaaaaatttcagaacaaaacagaaaaaagTCTCAGtatgagatgagatgagaagAGGTAAGGTGCAATAAACTCAGCATTCGAATGCCACTTGCTCGGTTTCCAACAGAACCATATTTGAGATGTCTGAAGATATTCTAACATACACCGCGAACACCGATTCAGACGATTCAGATGTGGaacaaagagaaatcgaaaagaaatacaagACTTCTAGCGAAACGCCAGTAGTGCAACTCTACGATGGAGATGACTATGACAATGATGATATCAGGGAAACGAATGGGAATGACTTTCCtaacgaagaagatgaatcAAACCAGCTGTATTCGCCCGTTGTTGACATGAACTTCTTCACTCTATCCGATGAGTGTACTGAAGTTATAATATGCttagaaaagaatcaacacCTTCTAATATGCGGTCAGTTCAATCTACAAATTATAAAAGGCGGGATTACATATAACAACGTTCATTATAACAGTGGTTATAAAAACTGGGAATTCTGGCATCCCGCTTGTAATGCAATTTCGCCAATAGTGTCTTCTTTTTATGCCGGTTGGGAATCTAAATTGTTTCTTAACCGAGAATATCAACATTTCACAACACAGATCGAAAGCTACGACTGCGTCCTAAAAATCAGCAATGGCTGCAATATAACAGAATTATCTAGTTTATTACCTGAGCTTAGAGATATGTGGGGTCCtttgaatatttcattgCTACCGGGAATTGCCAGAAAGCAACTAACGTTCAACATTATCAGTAAAATTTCCGATTCTGTAAGAATATTGGATATATCAACCGAATGGTCAACAGTCATCGATGAAATGCGTATATTCCACGCTAACTCGTCACAAGATATGAGGGTCATGGTAATAGGAGGTAAGAACTCAGGAAAATCCACTTTGATGCGGCTTCTTGTCCAAAAATTTTTGCATAGTAACAACGATCTATCATATGAAGCCATACACTACCTTGATATTGATCCTGGTCAGCCAGAGTACTCGCCACCTGAAAGCATATCATGGAATAAAGTAGACCCGAAATCTATGTCCTTAGGCCAACATCTTTGCCAAGGAAGATTCACAACCATAAAACAGCATTTCATAGGATCCTCATCACCTCAGGATTGGCCAGAAACATACTCTAACGCTGTAGAATcacttttgaaagagtGGCAGACAGAGAATTTCATGGGGACATCATTTTTAAATATTCCTGGGTGGATTAAAGGATTTGGTGTTAAAATTATCAACCATGCACTTGACCATTTCAAGCCAACTCACATCATATTTCTATCTTATAATGGGCTGCCCTTTTCGTCCGAAATTAAAGTCCCTGACGCTTTCAGTACAACTCAGCGGTCAACTTACAAACCTATAATACTACAATTGCATTCTCCTGCTGTGGGTAAACACATATCCCATGCTTTACAAAGATTTAACGCAGCTAAAATCAGGCAGTTCAAGATTACAGCATATTTACATAAAAAATATGACCGAAATTTTGTAATCAATCCATTGGTCATGCAGAAACCTCAACTAACTTCTATTGGCAACCGCGGTATAGTTGGTTTTGAGTTTCTCCAATATTCCAATAGCTCTTTGTATCACGATGATATCAAACTATCTTTAGATGGGACGGTCGTTGCTCTTCATAGGGCAGATAGTACCCCAGACGTGCTATTCAAGGGCATATTCCCagtgatgaagaattaCTCAAAAATTAACACTGAATTTGTGGGACTTGCTTTGATTCATTCTATTGATCTTGAACAGTCCCTCATCTACATGTATATTCCTGAGAACCTCTTTCGGGCCTTAAGAGAAACGGAAAACAAATGGGTCTTAGTACGTGGAAAGACGGAAACACCCATCTGCGAGTTATACCCAAATAATGGCATATTCAAAAGTGAAGTTGATATTCCATACGTTTCTCTTTACCAAAAGAAGAGACATGAACACGTATGGAAAGTAAGAAAAAATGTGATGAGAAGAGGACATCACATGAAATGACATCATATTTATTACATATTTGTAGAATTTAAAGCTCATTCAGACCCATCTGAAGAATCGTTCCATCCCATCCTTTTGTTTAGTCTGTCATATCTAGTTCTATCCTTATCACTGACGGAGGGTTTTACTTTCTTTAAAGCGTTTTCGAAATCTTTCATATAGACAATTACATCTTCAGTTGGAGAGTTTGTTGTGAGATCTTCGAATTCTTTGTCTAGGTTGTTCTCCCCTACTGACATGATTTCATCAGTTTTGAAAAAGTTTCGTTTGAGAGCCAGGACGGATGATTCTCGGACCAGTGCGGCGATATCTGCACCCGAAAAGTTCTTGCAACGTTCATCATTAACAATCCTGTTTATATCTACGTCGTCTGCAATTGGAGTTCCGTTTGATCTAATCAAAGTTCTCATAATATCGACcttttcttcgaaatttGGTAATTCTATGAAAAGGGTTTTATCGAGTCTCCCTGGTCTTAGCATCGCTGGGTCTATCATATCTGGTCTATTCGTCGCGCCTACAACGAATATTCCTCTCCTATCGTTTAAACCATCCAATTCTGTTAGTAAGGTATTAACAACACGAGAAGATGACTCCGACAAAGACGCATCTCTTCTTGGAACGAGAGCATCTAATTCATCGAAGAATATTATACATGGTACGGATGCACGTGCTCTGTTGAATACTTGTCTTATTGCCCTCTCTGATTCACCAACGTATTTGTTTAATAGTTCAGGACCCTTGATGGAGATAAAGTTTGCTCTGGATTCATTAGCAACAGCTTTAGCTAAAAGAGTCTTACCACAACCTGGAGGTCCCCATAAAAGAACACCTGCTGGCGCACTAATACCAACTTTCTCGTAAAGCTCTGGTCTTTTGATCGGTTGTACGATAGCCATGTTCAATTCAATACGAATTTTATCTAAAGCACCGACACTGGACCATGTGACATCAGGCACAGTGGCAAACCCTTCTCTCTTAGCAGTAGGCTGGATGGTAGGCAAAGCTTTTAAAAAGTCTTCATATTTTATGAATAAACCTTGAAGCTGTTCCGCTGTCAAAGCGTCTGGGAAGTTATCTATAAAGCGCTGAATAATGGAGAGTGGAAGAGGATCAATCATATTTGCTGTGTTCTTTAATTGGGTTTCTGCATCTATATCGATATCCATGTCAACATCATTGGATCCAGCATAgttttgaaatattcttttgattgCGCATGTTCCTGCAGCAGTTATTAAAGCTTTCAAATCTGCTCCTACGAATCCTGGTGTAAGCTTTGCTAGTTTgataaaatcaatttcGCCGTCGATCTTTAAACTGGAGgccattttcttcaagataAAGTACCTAGATGTCTCATTTGGCACATTGAGGCATATTTCTCTGTCAAATCTGCCAGCCCTCCTTAGTGCTGCATCCAAAGAATCAGGTCTGTTTGTTGCACCTATTACAATCACTGGTTTGCCCTCCATTTTCTCAAATGACAATTCATCCATAGATGTCAATAACTGGGCaacaattcttctttccatttcccTTTGAGCACCACCATCTCGTTTGGGAGTAATGGCGTCGATTTCGTCAAAAAATACTAGGCATGGTGCTAATGATTTTGCTTCATCGAATAGCTCTCGAATCTTTTTCTCACTTTCTCCAGACATCCCGCTCACTACCGATGGAGCAGATATGGAAATAAAGGGTACCTGCAACTCACCAGCTAAGGCATTTGCTATTGATGTCTTACCACACCCTGGTGGGCCATGCAAGAGTACACCTCTAGGTGGTTCAACTCCGGTGGCAGAATATATTTCTGGATGTAATATCGGTAATCCAATAAGCTCCATTAATTGAGCAATCACATCGTCCATTCCCCCCAAAGTTGACAAATTGGAACTTGGAGGTGACctatcatcttttttttgtctcTTAATCTTGTCCTTGGGCTCGTCTTTTGctcttttcttgatcaGCTTCTTTCCTTCAGTTGTCTCCTCTTTCTCTAATTTTGAAACCTGCCATTGGGATGTAATGTCTTTATTTAAATCGTTCGAATTAGGTGTAAACATTAGATTTTTATCAGATAGAACCTCTTCATTCGATTCAGGCTTCTCCTGGTCCATTAATGGTCCCATTTCCTCTAACTCGTCATCAATCACTTGTAGCAATGCCTTCTGGATAGTTTTTTCTAGTAGCACCTTTTTAACTCTTTGAAGAGACAAATCTTTGCTTTGACAAAATGCAAGTACTTCAGGAAAACGAAGATCCTTTGCTAAAAATATATCTGCCAGTTCAGTGTTTAACTCCTCTAAACTGCTGTCATCAGATTGAACATCACttctttccaataattctcttttttttgcattCTCACGCTGCTTCTCCAAAGATTTTTCATCTAGCATACGGTATATTAGATCACTTATTTTAGTTTCTAAAGATTGGCTTAAGCCATTCTTTCTGGGCCTAGGTTTTACCATTCTCTGGTTGATGAGCTTTCACAGTTCTACACTTAGCATGGTTTTATTTCACCTAGCTTTCTGAAGAGCGAttcagatgatgagatgagcttgGACAATCTTTTTACCTCATCGATTCAAACTATAAAAAATAGTATTGctttttcaacaaagatcTGATCACGTggttttttgttttcatcaacaattctCTGATTGGACATTTCGTGGGTACAGCGGTTGAGATCACCAGTATTCTAATATACGGTAGTGTTAGCAGCGGTTCTGAATTCGTATAATCCAATTCTCCAGTATCGCACCAAGCTTTTTCGTTGAAACTCCGAAAATTTATACTCACATATAGGGGTGGGGTGTACTAAAGTCAAAACATTGTCCAATTTAATTAATGGTGCTCATCAAATCTAGGAAATCCATTGTCACTGCCACGAATGTGTGCATCAAttcatcttccaaattTTACCTTACAGAAGAACAGGTTCAGTCACTTGGAGACAAAGAGTTCTTGACTGCATCTTATAGAAGATTCCTTCGAATGAGACAATTCATTTCCAAAAGGCAAATGGTGAAGGAGTCATATACGACATACCTTAGGTACAAGTTCAAGATTGAGGATTTTGAATTAAAGAGAAGTAAATTACTATCTGTTTCTGGGATGAGTGCTATGGATTTTCGAAGCTCGGTCCAGAAATCCCTCTGTTTTCTTATCAAGGCGTTCTCGATTAGTGATGCCTACTCTAAAGACATGATTGATGACTCTCATAAATGTAAAAAGATTATAAAAAATTTGTTGACTGTTGACTATCATCGGAATAGAATTATCAATCGATCAAGCAATATGTATCAATATTATAGAAAGGATTTCACATTTTTCACTGATGGTCAAAATATTGGGTTGAAGCAATTCGAAGAGAATCTAATGCGACTTAATGAGTGCTTAGGAACAAGAttataatttcaaattaatTGGGGAAGGGATTTCTTGCCATACAAAACAATCGGTAATgctttgatgatattgaaaaactACCCTTTTATCTATATCTTATTTATAGAAGTTTCATTCTTACATTCATTGTCAAAAAATCAGGTAATAAGTCATTTACTCATTatcatttcaatatcaaatccGTACTTGAGAAAAGCTTTTGAGAATAGAAGTTTGGGGTGAATTTTCGATAGTGGTGTTCAGTTGTTTGCCAACCCTATACAAAGGAGTGACAGAGGTATAATGCGCTACTTCTCtctttgatattatttTGTTATTGGACAATTTAAGGAAAGAGTCAATTAAAaatattatttcttctaattGTGAAGGCTTCATCAGAGGACTGAATGTTAATCGAATGAAATTTCTGTTCTGTGTGAACTGCACATTGCTGTAGGACAAAGGCAGTAATAACCCTTTTGAAAATTCGTTCTCTGATGCGGGGTTTTTTATGTGAATTTCCATTTCCCTGCCAAAGCGGGAAATAATATCGTTTGCGGCTCGTTCCGGTCCAGTATCATTGCCTTTGACGTTAATGTGATAGCCCTCTACTGGCAAAGATTGAGGGAATGAAATGTAACATGAATGAGCCTTTTCTATCTCGCTGATGAATGAAAGATCAGAATTCATATGGATTAAATAAAGATATTGGCTTGGAGACATTTTCACATAGACCGTTTTCTGAACTTGACTATACTGCTCGGATAGACTTAATAGTTGCTCTTTTGCTGCTTCAATGTTGATAGTGTTTTTTGAAGGACACCTAATGATGACATTGTCGTATCTTGTAAAAGTCCAATCTCCCTGCGGTAACTGAAAGCTGTTAGAAAATTGTATGAAAACGTTGTATTTTCTCATAATTGTCTGAATTACTGATCCACCCGTACCAATGACAGGACGATGGTATGCTTCTGGTATGAAAAAGGACTTTTCACATGGAAGTTCTTGGAGTAATAAGGAGAAGCTATCTTGTATCTGTTGCCAATCTTCACCTTGTAAAATAACTAACATATGACCACTTGAGTCATTTTCCAATGAAATTGCACATTTTTTCCGGTCCATAATCTTCATTAATTTACCATTCTTCTTACCTGAAATGAAGTCTTTGTAAATTGTATCTAATTCTAATGTGAACCTCACATTTTGTACGCATTGGAAATCTTCTGCTAAGATATCAAGATAAGTCTGCTGAATAGAAGCATGACACCCgacaaaattgaagaaattcttgaatttaTCTGTAGAGAATATGACATTATTCTTAGAGGcaattcttttgaatgttgATGTTCTATTGATAAGTTCCGTTGCATCATTTGACTC
Coding sequences within:
- the WSC4 gene encoding Wsc4p (some similarities with uniprot|P38739 Saccharomyces cerevisiae YHL028W WSC4 cell wall integrity and stress response component 4 Putative integral membrane protein containing novel cysteine motif. Similarity to SLG1 (WSC1) WSC2 and WSC3) — encoded protein: MKWVNWLATVSLVRLAYGLEQDYCSSENTGTDLITYGYQSNGYCSDTCRGKSFDFAIVQGYSCWCSNDLPSSQVSVSSCSETCPGYGVEDCGDTSAGLYGYLYLGSGSLPSISSSSSPSGTTSESSADPSSTSTDDDGTTVTNDGSSTSDTGSATSSSSSSSSSSSSSSSSSSSSSSSSSSTSSSTSSSSSSSSSSSSSSSSSSSSSSSSSSSSSSPTAQTTTTLEPSISVLYSVETITAEPSTDSNSNGSNSRTNEIVTTRVITTVYSSPSQTIAASTSTESNSNRGNSSFWDSSGKVGGTFAVVGVVVAAILAILLILFLKYRKNKEQQDFEKTYDEVKRSATGAYSTSSSSQIHSSGGGGGAAPFVYTDEKGIVNTTTTSPKSPTSNTQQPVNTPESEVSEPVVLDQRLDPQHLMSQWETNGSRVSLADDVDYSRKVLRVINE
- the RIM101 gene encoding alkaline-responsive transcriptional regulator RIM101 (weakly similar to uniprot|P33400 Saccharomyces cerevisiae YHL027W), with amino-acid sequence MSPIAHLLNASTGTDSGSHLRDIHGHHDSHDHGSEEQAVSPLSPRSYPSPRSNSSSSCEESQSSAGVLANIHTGPASPHGKACVASSPLSTTGMRSASTPSSSDEDTVHLHRCQWKGCSLEFTSPELLYHHLCQDHVGRKSQKNLQLNCQWGDCQTKTVKRDHITSHLRVHVQLKPFACSTCNKKFKRPQDLKKHLKVHNEELSLLKKKRGPKPSNKLGKISNDRSRAHQRFTLPSISLDKFIHEEVKTQQPVYSQQLAEKMAIVLLLPVNNNNATSPPSASSASSTAVSPNLVSHHMVLPYQTQQRPLVGHGAELRSAVGFFNNLSMDMSRNYANNNLPTANLGPNPVPAPQSYPLIPKLPSISARPNVGAPPPVLSVFNRFDTHQTSPSSSSSAFYPQHYSNNYSLHQRTALLDAEANEDIPEKDNVSLEESFTSLNLSSEEQDLELFYETYSTVKLVKDYLLCELMEELDEFKEEEEEQGFTSFDEFSDSKECVIEGRIPSNKISLSKYPQVVI
- the GRC3 gene encoding polynucleotide 5'-hydroxyl-kinase (similar to uniprot|Q9P4W6 Saccharomyces cerevisiae YLL035W GRC3 Protein of unknown function required for cell growth and possibly involved in rRNA processing mRNA is cell cycle regulated) → MSEDILTYTANTDSDDSDVEQREIEKKYKTSSETPVVQLYDGDDYDNDDIRETNGNDFPNEEDESNQLYSPVVDMNFFTLSDECTEVIICLEKNQHLLICGQFNLQIIKGGITYNNVHYNSGYKNWEFWHPACNAISPIVSSFYAGWESKLFLNREYQHFTTQIESYDCVLKISNGCNITELSSLLPELRDMWGPLNISLLPGIARKQLTFNIISKISDSVRILDISTEWSTVIDEMRIFHANSSQDMRVMVIGGKNSGKSTLMRLLVQKFLHSNNDLSYEAIHYLDIDPGQPEYSPPESISWNKVDPKSMSLGQHLCQGRFTTIKQHFIGSSSPQDWPETYSNAVESLLKEWQTENFMGTSFLNIPGWIKGFGVKIINHALDHFKPTHIIFLSYNGLPFSSEIKVPDAFSTTQRSTYKPIILQLHSPAVGKHISHALQRFNAAKIRQFKITAYLHKKYDRNFVINPLVMQKPQLTSIGNRGIVGFEFLQYSNSSLYHDDIKLSLDGTVVALHRADSTPDVLFKGIFPVMKNYSKINTEFVGLALIHSIDLEQSLIYMYIPENLFRALRETENKWVLVRGKTETPICELYPNNGIFKSEVDIPYVSLYQKKRHEHVWKVRKNVMRRGHHMK
- the RIX7 gene encoding putative AAA family ATPase RIX7 (highly similar to uniprot|Q07844 Saccharomyces cerevisiae YLL034C RIX7 Putative ATPase of the AAA family required for export of pre-ribosomal large subunits from the nucleus distributed between the nucleolus nucleoplasm and nuclear periphery depending on growth conditions); the encoded protein is MVKPRPRKNGLSQSLETKISDLIYRMLDEKSLEKQRENAKKRELLERSDVQSDDSSLEELNTELADIFLAKDLRFPEVLAFCQSKDLSLQRVKKVLLEKTIQKALLQVIDDELEEMGPLMDQEKPESNEEVLSDKNLMFTPNSNDLNKDITSQWQVSKLEKEETTEGKKLIKKRAKDEPKDKIKRQKKDDRSPPSSNLSTLGGMDDVIAQLMELIGLPILHPEIYSATGVEPPRGVLLHGPPGCGKTSIANALAGELQVPFISISAPSVVSGMSGESEKKIRELFDEAKSLAPCLVFFDEIDAITPKRDGGAQREMERRIVAQLLTSMDELSFEKMEGKPVIVIGATNRPDSLDAALRRAGRFDREICLNVPNETSRYFILKKMASSLKIDGEIDFIKLAKLTPGFVGADLKALITAAGTCAIKRIFQNYAGSNDVDMDIDIDAETQLKNTANMIDPLPLSIIQRFIDNFPDALTAEQLQGLFIKYEDFLKALPTIQPTAKREGFATVPDVTWSSVGALDKIRIELNMAIVQPIKRPELYEKVGISAPAGVLLWGPPGCGKTLLAKAVANESRANFISIKGPELLNKYVGESERAIRQVFNRARASVPCIIFFDELDALVPRRDASLSESSSRVVNTLLTELDGLNDRRGIFVVGATNRPDMIDPAMLRPGRLDKTLFIELPNFEEKVDIMRTLIRSNGTPIADDVDINRIVNDERCKNFSGADIAALVRESSVLALKRNFFKTDEIMSVGENNLDKEFEDLTTNSPTEDVIVYMKDFENALKKVKPSVSDKDRTRYDRLNKRMGWNDSSDGSE
- the IRC19 gene encoding Irc19p (weakly similar to uniprot|Q07843 Saccharomyces cerevisiae YLL033W), translating into MVLIKSRKSIVTATNVCINSSSKFYLTEEQVQSLGDKEFLTASYRRFLRMRQFISKRQMVKESYTTYLRYKFKIEDFELKRSKLLSVSGMSAMDFRSSVQKSLCFLIKAFSISDAYSKDMIDDSHKCKKIIKNLLTVDYHRNRIINRSSNMYQYYRKDFTFFTDGQNIGLKQFEENLMRLNECLGTRL
- a CDS encoding uncharacterized protein (weakly similar to uniprot|Q07834 Saccharomyces cerevisiae YLL032C Hypothetical ORF), which translates into the protein MDSLDNIIPFTAHAFLRPESKQCLFNSISEWSLLQGKQCLFRVPPGFEIVRTEENSSDSISVSCILRTNNLEDITKWDPLAFSELALHLESDNSEWYSLFQCLLHDWNKKHYNANIVLLGRNDVKESTVSNDERLILFGLKSKLAIMEIELKCAIAVKQHKYVDVIDFKAVSMMPLLAGQNGGNWKHLSECFHTEVIDSQLGILGHDYPSKLFLQSEQKCDALLAKQCLEKKLNDILDGSLHATAIPNVSPLKIAYLKTVFPSETIMKLMQKYPSYINYTTGSVQLQSNSAALLDIVRKRFVRNILAVISEVRFWFTESNDATELINRTSTFKRIASKNNVIFSTDKFKNFFNFVGCHASIQQTYLDILAEDFQCVQNVRFTLELDTIYKDFISGKKNGKLMKIMDRKKCAISLENDSSGHMLVILQGEDWQQIQDSFSLLLQELPCEKSFFIPEAYHRPVIGTGGSVIQTIMRKYNVFIQFSNSFQLPQGDWTFTRYDNVIIRCPSKNTINIEAAKEQLLSLSEQYSQVQKTVYVKMSPSQYLYLIHMNSDLSFISEIEKAHSCYISFPQSLPVEGYHINVKGNDTGPERAANDIISRFGREMEIHIKNPASENEFSKGLLLPLSYSNVQFTQNRNFIRLTFSPLMKPSQLEEIIFLIDSFLKLSNNKIISKREVAHYTSVTPLYRVGKQLNTTIENSPQTSILKSFSQVRI